The proteins below come from a single Roseiflexus sp. RS-1 genomic window:
- a CDS encoding beta-lactamase hydrolase domain-containing protein yields the protein MPKCINEAELIAAQKAALIRFDIDERLTLAGQPQPDDWAALAAEGFQVVVNMRSDPERAAVQQRNAEAVGLQYIHLPLPVYELEPDHLEQYHQVMQSVQGRVFLHCRSATRVALMWMLDRIVYDGWRREEAESALRAAGYDDEAMETFAFCADDYFERVAAESGR from the coding sequence ATGCCAAAGTGTATCAATGAGGCGGAATTGATCGCGGCGCAAAAGGCTGCGCTCATTCGCTTCGATATAGATGAACGCCTGACGCTTGCCGGACAACCGCAACCGGATGATTGGGCGGCGCTGGCGGCGGAAGGGTTTCAGGTGGTGGTCAATATGCGTTCCGACCCGGAGCGCGCCGCAGTTCAGCAGCGCAATGCCGAGGCGGTCGGGTTGCAGTATATCCATCTGCCCTTGCCGGTCTACGAGTTGGAACCGGATCATCTGGAACAGTATCACCAGGTGATGCAGTCGGTGCAGGGGCGCGTGTTTTTGCACTGCCGTTCGGCGACGCGCGTCGCTCTTATGTGGATGCTTGATCGCATCGTCTACGACGGATGGCGCCGCGAAGAAGCGGAATCTGCGCTGCGCGCAGCCGGCTATGACGATGAGGCGATGGAAACGTTCGCTTTTTGTGCCGACGATTATTTTGAGCGCGTTGCTGCCGAATCCGGTCGGTAA
- a CDS encoding DsrE/DsrF/DrsH-like family protein has translation MSMTVTETTTGRESETVALLERIAALEARVAALEAHPAQSIEDRLAMVVFSGDLDKAIAALIIATGAASVGLETSMFFTFWGLNAVKKQKVFAGKNLLEQGFAAMLPAGLGQMGLSQMNFFGAGAQIIRKLMHDHGVMSVEELFNLARELGVRMVVCDMSRELLGVRDEELVDGLEHGGVATFLGDATRAKVTLFI, from the coding sequence ATGAGTATGACCGTCACAGAGACAACGACTGGACGTGAGAGTGAGACCGTTGCGCTGCTCGAACGAATCGCCGCGCTCGAGGCGCGCGTCGCCGCGCTCGAAGCGCATCCTGCACAGAGCATCGAGGATCGCCTGGCGATGGTCGTCTTTTCCGGCGACCTGGATAAAGCGATTGCCGCGCTGATCATTGCCACCGGCGCCGCTTCGGTGGGACTGGAGACGTCGATGTTCTTCACCTTCTGGGGTTTGAATGCGGTGAAGAAGCAGAAGGTGTTCGCCGGGAAGAACCTGCTGGAGCAGGGATTTGCCGCCATGCTGCCGGCGGGTCTGGGGCAGATGGGATTGTCGCAGATGAACTTCTTCGGCGCAGGCGCGCAGATCATCCGCAAATTGATGCACGATCATGGCGTGATGTCGGTTGAGGAGTTGTTCAACCTGGCAAGGGAACTGGGGGTGCGGATGGTCGTGTGCGATATGTCGCGCGAACTGCTCGGCGTGCGCGACGAGGAACTGGTCGATGGTCTGGAGCACGGCGGCGTGGCGACATTCCTGGGTGATGCGACCCGCGCCAAAGTGACGCTCTTTATCTGA
- a CDS encoding sulfurtransferase TusA family protein, which yields MELTYHQTLDVKGAKCPMPLVKSRKAMTELPVGQVLRVIATDRGSVADFQGWVKAAKNIELIAQEVIHEGGQELYVHYLRRTA from the coding sequence GTGGAACTGACATATCATCAGACGCTCGATGTCAAGGGTGCAAAATGCCCGATGCCACTCGTCAAGAGCCGCAAGGCGATGACCGAACTGCCGGTCGGGCAGGTGCTGCGCGTCATTGCCACCGACCGCGGCTCGGTCGCCGACTTTCAGGGCTGGGTCAAAGCCGCGAAGAATATCGAACTCATCGCCCAGGAAGTCATTCACGAAGGCGGGCAGGAACTCTACGTCCACTACCTGCGGCGCACCGCTTGA
- a CDS encoding MBL fold metallo-hydrolase: MTVPETQTQTPVMTAATLYDALLRNTAPYILDVRNPDDFARWRIEGRAGLTVENIPYYNFIEDEDGAVARVPADREVLVVCAKEGSSQFVADLLRARGVNASYLAGGILSWGHLYDTRDIVVAPWGRIVQVARPARGDVSFIVISDGAAAVIDPLRHTAPYLEAIAAHGARLTHIFDTHVHADHISGGPALNRETGAPYYVHPYDAIHPIDMLPAVIPYTALDDGQVFQIGRVELRMIWYPGHTLGQVNILAVAPDGFRGLFTGDGIFLRSFGRPDLGGKGEAWTPLLYESMTRRLPPYLDDATLILPAHFSTLDEADEAGRVAAPWGVVRQTNTSLLHLASEEEFRSFVLGNLPEFPPQYVEIKRVNIGLRIPSEAEAEELELGKNVCALAK; encoded by the coding sequence ATGACCGTACCAGAAACCCAAACCCAAACGCCAGTAATGACCGCCGCCACACTCTACGATGCACTTTTGCGCAATACCGCGCCATATATTCTCGACGTGCGCAACCCGGACGACTTCGCGCGCTGGCGGATCGAAGGACGCGCCGGATTGACGGTTGAGAACATTCCATACTACAACTTCATTGAAGATGAAGATGGCGCTGTTGCTCGCGTTCCTGCCGACCGCGAGGTGCTGGTGGTTTGCGCAAAGGAAGGTTCATCGCAGTTCGTCGCCGATCTGCTGCGCGCACGGGGCGTCAATGCCTCGTATCTGGCGGGCGGCATTCTGAGTTGGGGGCATCTCTACGATACGCGCGATATTGTCGTCGCTCCCTGGGGTCGAATCGTTCAGGTGGCGCGCCCGGCGCGCGGCGATGTCAGTTTTATCGTCATCAGCGACGGCGCTGCGGCAGTGATCGATCCGCTACGCCATACGGCGCCCTACCTGGAGGCGATTGCGGCGCACGGCGCGCGTCTGACGCATATCTTCGATACCCACGTGCACGCCGACCATATCAGCGGCGGACCGGCGTTGAACCGCGAGACCGGCGCGCCGTACTATGTCCACCCCTACGATGCGATCCATCCGATCGATATGCTGCCGGCGGTCATCCCATACACGGCGCTCGACGATGGACAGGTATTCCAGATCGGGCGCGTTGAACTGCGGATGATCTGGTATCCGGGGCATACACTGGGGCAGGTGAACATTCTGGCGGTTGCGCCTGATGGTTTCCGCGGCTTGTTCACCGGCGACGGCATCTTCCTGCGCTCGTTTGGTCGCCCTGATCTCGGTGGCAAGGGTGAAGCCTGGACGCCGCTCCTGTACGAGAGCATGACGCGCCGCCTGCCGCCGTATCTCGATGATGCAACCCTGATCCTGCCGGCGCACTTCTCGACACTCGATGAAGCCGACGAAGCGGGGCGGGTAGCAGCGCCGTGGGGTGTCGTCCGGCAAACGAACACATCCCTGTTGCACCTGGCGTCGGAGGAGGAGTTTCGTTCGTTTGTTCTCGGCAATTTACCAGAATTTCCGCCGCAGTATGTCGAGATCAAGCGCGTGAACATCGGTTTGCGCATCCCGTCCGAGGCGGAGGCGGAAGAACTGGAACTGGGCAAGAATGTGTGCGCGCTCGCAAAGTAG
- a CDS encoding GNAT family N-acetyltransferase, whose product MEDLWVLPDYIGKDIGRKLFEHAIKQAQLSGADHLELDADPNATPFYTRMGCHVVGERISEWVRAVPYMVCDRNCSGMRLKPRLRGRFAPGDRLCGRRGSVHAGGRPAKSLPEAISIAERKSA is encoded by the coding sequence TTGGAAGATTTATGGGTATTGCCAGATTACATCGGTAAAGATATTGGCAGAAAACTATTCGAGCATGCAATCAAACAGGCACAACTATCCGGCGCTGATCATCTCGAACTGGATGCTGACCCAAACGCAACACCTTTTTATACGCGAATGGGTTGTCACGTCGTCGGAGAACGTATATCAGAATGGGTGCGGGCTGTTCCGTATATGGTCTGCGATCGTAACTGCTCAGGCATGCGGTTGAAACCGCGCCTGAGAGGACGCTTCGCGCCGGGCGACCGCCTATGCGGTCGCCGTGGCAGCGTCCACGCAGGTGGACGCCCGGCTAAAAGCCTTCCAGAGGCGATTTCAATCGCTGAACGCAAGTCAGCCTGA
- a CDS encoding Gfo/Idh/MocA family protein — protein MSTPLRIGVVGAGAVVVHGHVPSLQAIPGVQVTAICDTNLARAQEVAAKFHIPHVFADYRDLIALDEVDAITIAVPNVFHAPVAIAALEAGKHVLCEKPLATSVEDGEAMVAAAEKAGRILAVNMSNRPRPEILMLRQMAQAGRFGNITYALGRMLRRNGIPGYGSWFTRKELAGGGATMDIGVHMLDMVYWILGFPPVSAVRGEIQAVHGPYERGLGGWGADRVPGGIFDVDDLAAIHLRLANGGLVTIEVTWAIHARNEERIQIAGDLAGADYFPDLYGRDHPLRIYRAEDGVPVEIMPDIPKKEWAWAEGFRHFVAACRGEGAPLATGAEGLTVLRLLDAAYRSAAAGKEVKMDG, from the coding sequence ATGTCCACCCCTCTTCGCATTGGCGTCGTCGGCGCCGGCGCGGTCGTTGTTCACGGTCATGTTCCCTCACTCCAGGCGATACCCGGCGTCCAGGTGACGGCGATCTGCGACACGAACCTGGCGCGTGCGCAGGAGGTCGCCGCAAAGTTCCACATCCCTCACGTTTTTGCCGACTACCGTGATCTGATTGCGCTGGACGAGGTTGATGCGATCACGATTGCGGTTCCGAACGTGTTTCATGCGCCCGTCGCAATTGCGGCATTGGAAGCAGGGAAGCACGTGCTATGTGAGAAACCGCTGGCAACCAGTGTCGAGGACGGTGAGGCAATGGTTGCTGCTGCCGAAAAAGCCGGCAGGATACTCGCCGTCAACATGAGTAACCGTCCGCGACCTGAAATCCTGATGCTCCGCCAGATGGCGCAGGCAGGACGGTTTGGCAACATCACCTATGCGCTGGGGCGCATGCTGCGGCGCAACGGCATTCCCGGCTACGGCTCGTGGTTTACGCGCAAAGAACTTGCTGGCGGCGGCGCAACGATGGATATTGGCGTGCACATGCTCGACATGGTGTACTGGATCCTGGGGTTCCCGCCGGTCAGCGCAGTGCGCGGCGAGATCCAGGCAGTCCACGGACCCTACGAGCGCGGACTCGGCGGATGGGGCGCCGACCGCGTGCCGGGCGGAATATTCGATGTGGACGACCTGGCGGCGATCCATCTGCGCCTGGCAAATGGCGGGTTGGTGACGATTGAGGTCACCTGGGCGATCCACGCGCGCAACGAAGAGCGTATTCAGATTGCTGGCGATCTGGCGGGTGCGGATTACTTCCCCGATCTGTACGGCAGGGACCATCCGTTGCGGATCTACCGCGCCGAAGATGGCGTGCCAGTTGAGATCATGCCCGATATACCGAAGAAAGAATGGGCGTGGGCGGAAGGGTTCCGCCACTTTGTCGCCGCCTGTCGCGGCGAAGGCGCACCGCTCGCAACGGGCGCCGAGGGGCTGACAGTGCTGCGCCTGCTCGACGCTGCCTATCGCTCGGCAGCCGCAGGGAAAGAGGTGAAGATGGACGGTTGA
- a CDS encoding Ppx/GppA phosphatase family protein yields the protein MQKRIGIIDLGSNTTRMIVMGYTPHHSFRLLDEVRESVRLAEGIGPDGRLKPAAMDRAVATMRLFHTLSHSEHVQTIVPVATSAVREATNQAEFIARLAAEAGLSMRVLSAREEAYYGYLGVVNSIDLRDGFVIDIGGGSTQVSQVRGRGFLRWFSQPIGALRAMERFVHSDPISPKDFRALEAGIADYFAPLDWLSVDQGPMLVGIGGTIRTLAEIDQKVHTYPLDRIHGYVLTRDRLEALIERLRGMNQRQREEVPGLRRDRADLILPGAVILAHLMRRGGFEALTVGGQGLREGIFYEHFLVGEQPPLFADMRSFSVQNLARIYNYEVLHAAKVRDLALSMFDQLRPLHNYGEWERTLLAYAATLHDIGLAVNYYDHHKHGAYLVLNSALQGFTHREIALIALLVQFHRKGDVSLGALRELLHPDDEPRVSRLAALLRIAEYLERRKCQVVQDITVEIGDTIRMTARTVGDATVEIWDANRGARLFRKAYGRDVEIV from the coding sequence ATGCAAAAACGCATCGGCATTATCGATCTGGGATCGAACACCACGCGCATGATCGTGATGGGGTACACGCCACATCACTCCTTCCGCCTGCTCGACGAAGTGCGCGAAAGCGTGCGCCTGGCGGAGGGCATCGGTCCCGACGGTCGACTGAAACCGGCAGCGATGGATCGGGCGGTTGCGACGATGCGTTTGTTCCATACGCTGAGTCACTCGGAGCATGTGCAGACGATCGTTCCGGTTGCGACGAGCGCCGTCCGCGAGGCGACCAATCAGGCGGAATTCATTGCCCGTCTTGCCGCCGAAGCGGGTCTGTCGATGCGGGTGCTCAGCGCGCGCGAGGAGGCATACTACGGTTACCTCGGCGTCGTCAATTCGATCGACCTGCGCGATGGGTTCGTCATCGATATTGGCGGCGGTAGCACGCAGGTGTCGCAGGTGCGCGGGCGCGGCTTCCTGCGCTGGTTCAGTCAGCCTATCGGTGCGTTGCGCGCAATGGAACGGTTCGTTCACTCCGACCCGATCAGCCCCAAGGATTTTCGCGCGCTCGAAGCGGGCATCGCCGACTATTTTGCCCCGCTCGATTGGTTGAGCGTCGATCAGGGTCCGATGCTGGTCGGCATTGGCGGCACCATCCGCACGCTGGCGGAGATCGATCAAAAAGTACACACCTATCCCCTTGATCGCATTCACGGATACGTACTGACACGCGATCGTCTCGAGGCGCTGATCGAACGCCTGCGCGGCATGAACCAGCGCCAGCGTGAGGAAGTTCCCGGTCTGCGGCGTGATCGCGCCGATCTCATCCTTCCCGGCGCTGTCATCCTGGCGCACCTGATGCGACGTGGCGGGTTCGAGGCGCTGACCGTCGGTGGTCAGGGGTTGCGCGAAGGGATTTTTTACGAGCACTTCCTGGTTGGCGAGCAACCGCCGTTATTCGCCGATATGCGCAGTTTCAGCGTGCAGAACCTGGCGCGCATCTACAACTACGAGGTGTTGCATGCCGCCAAGGTGCGCGATCTGGCATTGTCGATGTTCGACCAGCTTCGCCCGCTGCACAATTATGGCGAGTGGGAACGCACGCTCCTCGCTTACGCGGCAACCCTGCACGATATTGGATTGGCGGTCAACTATTACGACCATCATAAACACGGGGCGTATCTGGTGCTGAACAGCGCGTTGCAGGGGTTCACCCACCGCGAGATTGCGCTGATCGCGCTCCTGGTTCAGTTCCACCGCAAGGGAGATGTGTCGCTCGGGGCGTTGCGCGAACTGCTGCATCCCGACGATGAGCCGCGCGTTTCCCGACTGGCGGCGCTGCTCCGGATCGCCGAATATCTGGAGCGTCGGAAGTGTCAGGTGGTGCAGGATATTACCGTCGAGATTGGCGATACGATCCGGATGACGGCGCGCACGGTCGGTGATGCAACCGTGGAGATCTGGGACGCGAACCGTGGAGCGCGGTTGTTCCGCAAGGCGTATGGGCGTGATGTAGAGATCGTCTGA
- a CDS encoding DNA translocase FtsK — translation MARAKQSSSGRKSAGARRKRTSAASPPALRPEHQRELFALGLIAVAAVTVVFYVTGTAGVIGASWVELTRRLLGWGALVVPLSLGLLGLAILLQEQYEDVRLTGATVIGTALVLMALLVLLEFSIGVREGLDARVGEGGGIAGYAVLALLSQAIGRPAAFVVVCLTGLAGILLTFDITLHELFSSLRDGGARFWATVWNPGRKHAAEPSVLATRQPAPDKNAATNDVPSPQSGSDDIVPTPIAERPTRASLFQRPETRARRTPAQQPTAEPAPKADPGNATPGNTTLLTSLLTTPTPGAPSEVVQKALEGFEISPVHRAWPLPSLDVLERYPEGTITDEEKRLRSRLIEETLASFKVEAQVVGVNTGPAVTQFELQPAVGVKVSKITTLEKDLALALAATSIRIEAPIPGKNVIGIEIPNSAISIVGMREVIESEEFERTKGRLKWPLGKDVSGTPVIAALDRMPHALMAGATGTGKSAGINALVCSLLLKHTPDELKFIMVDPKMVELIVYNRIPHMLSPVVTELERVVPTLKWATREMERRYKVFARYGFRNIEGYNSAARRRADLEPLPYIVIIIDELADLMMMAPDEVETLICRLAQMARATGIHLVIATQRPSVDVVTGLIKANFPTRIAFAVTSQTDSRVILDMNGAEQLLGRGDMLYMAADAARPIRLQGTWVSEAEVERIVQFWRNATPPETGDDQKKTGAATKEQPDEQSGMQPPGEFLSAAEQDELLPQAIKLVQQHSRASASLLQRRLRIGYSKAAQLIDLLEQQGIVGPAEDGRSREVLKRSEHGDEA, via the coding sequence ATGGCTCGCGCAAAGCAATCATCATCAGGGCGCAAATCGGCAGGTGCGCGGCGGAAACGCACCAGTGCGGCATCGCCCCCTGCGCTGCGTCCCGAGCATCAGCGCGAATTGTTCGCGCTTGGTCTTATTGCAGTCGCAGCAGTAACGGTCGTTTTCTATGTGACTGGCACGGCTGGCGTGATCGGCGCCTCATGGGTCGAACTGACCCGCCGCCTGCTGGGGTGGGGCGCGCTGGTGGTTCCGTTGTCGCTTGGGTTGTTGGGGCTGGCAATCCTCCTCCAGGAACAGTATGAGGATGTACGTCTGACCGGCGCGACGGTGATCGGCACGGCACTGGTGCTGATGGCACTGCTGGTGCTGCTGGAGTTTTCGATCGGCGTGCGCGAGGGTCTCGATGCGCGCGTCGGCGAAGGGGGCGGCATCGCCGGATATGCCGTGCTGGCGCTTCTCTCACAGGCAATCGGACGACCGGCGGCATTTGTGGTTGTATGTCTGACAGGGCTGGCAGGTATCTTACTGACCTTCGACATTACCCTGCACGAGTTGTTCTCGTCGCTGCGCGATGGTGGTGCGCGTTTCTGGGCAACGGTATGGAATCCGGGTCGAAAACACGCTGCTGAGCCGTCTGTGCTGGCGACGCGCCAGCCGGCGCCTGACAAAAACGCAGCGACGAACGATGTTCCATCGCCGCAGTCCGGCAGCGACGATATTGTGCCCACGCCGATTGCTGAACGTCCAACGCGCGCCAGTCTGTTTCAGCGCCCTGAAACGCGCGCACGTCGCACACCGGCGCAACAACCAACCGCTGAGCCTGCACCCAAAGCCGATCCGGGAAACGCCACCCCCGGCAATACGACGCTGCTCACCAGTCTGCTGACAACACCGACGCCAGGTGCGCCTTCAGAAGTCGTGCAAAAAGCGCTCGAAGGTTTTGAGATTTCGCCGGTGCACCGCGCCTGGCCCCTGCCGTCGCTCGACGTGCTGGAACGTTACCCGGAAGGCACGATCACCGATGAAGAGAAGCGGCTGCGGTCGCGCCTGATCGAAGAGACGCTGGCGAGTTTCAAAGTCGAGGCGCAGGTCGTCGGGGTGAACACCGGTCCTGCCGTAACGCAGTTCGAGCTGCAGCCGGCGGTCGGCGTCAAGGTTTCCAAAATCACTACCCTGGAGAAAGACCTGGCGCTGGCGCTGGCGGCAACGTCCATCCGCATCGAAGCGCCCATTCCTGGCAAGAACGTGATCGGCATCGAGATCCCCAACTCCGCGATTTCAATCGTCGGTATGCGCGAAGTGATCGAGAGCGAAGAGTTCGAGCGCACAAAAGGGCGGCTGAAATGGCCCCTCGGCAAGGATGTCTCTGGAACGCCGGTGATTGCCGCGCTCGACCGGATGCCGCACGCACTGATGGCTGGTGCGACTGGCACCGGCAAGAGTGCGGGCATTAATGCGCTGGTCTGCTCGTTGCTGCTCAAACATACCCCTGACGAATTGAAGTTCATCATGGTCGACCCGAAGATGGTCGAGTTGATCGTCTACAACCGGATTCCGCATATGCTCTCGCCGGTTGTGACGGAACTCGAACGGGTGGTGCCGACGTTGAAGTGGGCGACGCGCGAGATGGAGCGCCGGTACAAAGTGTTCGCGCGGTATGGTTTTCGCAATATCGAAGGGTATAACAGCGCTGCGCGTCGCCGCGCCGATCTCGAACCGCTCCCCTACATTGTTATCATTATCGACGAACTGGCGGACCTGATGATGATGGCGCCGGACGAGGTCGAGACGTTGATCTGCCGCCTGGCGCAGATGGCGCGCGCAACCGGCATCCACCTCGTTATCGCCACACAGCGCCCATCGGTGGACGTGGTGACCGGGTTGATCAAGGCGAACTTCCCGACCCGGATCGCTTTTGCCGTCACCTCGCAGACCGACTCGCGCGTCATTCTCGATATGAACGGCGCCGAACAGTTGCTTGGGCGCGGTGATATGCTCTATATGGCGGCGGACGCGGCGCGCCCGATCCGCCTGCAGGGCACCTGGGTCTCAGAAGCGGAAGTGGAGCGGATCGTGCAGTTCTGGCGCAATGCCACGCCGCCGGAAACGGGTGATGATCAGAAGAAAACTGGCGCAGCGACGAAGGAACAGCCCGACGAACAGAGCGGCATGCAACCGCCTGGCGAGTTCCTCAGCGCAGCCGAACAGGACGAACTGCTGCCACAGGCGATCAAACTGGTGCAACAGCACTCGCGCGCATCGGCGTCGCTGCTGCAACGCCGGCTGCGTATCGGCTACAGCAAAGCGGCGCAACTCATCGATCTGCTCGAACAACAGGGGATTGTCGGTCCGGCGGAAGATGGACGCAGTCGAGAGGTGTTGAAGCGATCCGAACACGGTGATGAAGCGTAA
- a CDS encoding IS110-like element ISRfsp2 family transposase, with protein MASRESLFIGIDVSKQTLDVAFGADPHAPRETIPSTDEGVQLLVTRLQRLQPTLIVLEATGGLERMVFAQLLQAGLPTARVQPRRVRALAHAEGRQAKTDRLDARLLARFAERVRPPHHQATDEQRASLRDLLVRREQVIQMRTAEINRLTAAAPNLRPGIQQHIDWLDQEIRALEQERDNEAERTDEVRRKRELRESVPGIGAITALNLLLRLPELGTINRKEAAAVVGVAPYANQSGAQHKPRHISGGRRDVRSVLYMATLAATRRRLVRRAFDQRLCQAGKPRKVAIVAAMRKLLTILGAILRQQKPWDPAVHTSAP; from the coding sequence ATGGCTTCCCGTGAGTCGCTCTTTATCGGCATTGATGTCTCCAAACAGACGCTGGATGTGGCGTTTGGCGCCGACCCGCACGCGCCACGCGAGACGATACCGTCTACCGACGAAGGTGTCCAGCTCCTGGTCACGCGACTCCAGCGCCTGCAGCCGACCCTGATTGTGCTGGAGGCGACCGGCGGGCTGGAGCGCATGGTGTTCGCCCAACTGCTCCAGGCTGGCTTGCCGACGGCGCGGGTGCAGCCACGCCGCGTGCGCGCCCTGGCGCACGCGGAAGGACGCCAGGCGAAGACCGACCGCCTGGATGCCCGGTTGCTCGCCCGCTTTGCCGAACGGGTGCGCCCGCCGCACCACCAAGCGACGGACGAGCAGCGCGCATCCTTGCGCGACCTGCTGGTCCGGCGGGAGCAGGTGATTCAGATGCGGACGGCTGAGATCAATCGGTTGACGGCTGCCGCGCCGAACCTCCGCCCGGGCATCCAGCAGCATATTGATTGGCTGGATCAGGAGATCCGTGCGCTTGAGCAGGAACGCGACAACGAGGCGGAGCGCACCGACGAGGTGCGCCGGAAACGGGAGCTGCGCGAAAGCGTGCCCGGCATCGGCGCGATCACCGCACTGAACCTGCTGCTCCGCCTGCCCGAACTGGGGACCATCAATCGCAAGGAAGCGGCGGCCGTTGTGGGCGTTGCGCCGTATGCCAATCAGAGCGGCGCACAGCACAAACCCCGGCATATCTCCGGCGGCAGGAGGGATGTGCGCAGCGTGTTGTACATGGCGACCCTGGCGGCCACGCGGCGCCGTCTGGTCAGGCGCGCCTTCGATCAGCGCCTGTGTCAAGCTGGCAAGCCGCGCAAGGTCGCCATCGTCGCTGCGATGCGCAAGCTGCTGACTATTCTCGGCGCAATATTGCGTCAGCAAAAGCCCTGGGATCCGGCTGTGCATACGAGCGCCCCTTGA
- the gpmI gene encoding 2,3-bisphosphoglycerate-independent phosphoglycerate mutase, translating into MSRPRPVLLVIRDGWGERDEIEGNGVKLARTPYDDRWRAECPFTLVRAAGKDVGLPTGQMGNSEVGHLNLGAGFIVRQDITVIDDSIADGTFFTNPVLCTAFRTVRDRGTALHLMGLLGPGGVHSHVNHTKALLELAKREGLERVYVHLFTDGRDTMPQSGIEFARDLLAFMAERQIGRVASVVGRYYAMDRDKRWDRTKQAYDLLTKGVGRPAPDALTAIQRSYDEGVTDEFIKPAVIVDEAGQPVATIGDGDAVVCFNFRADRVRQISRAFTLPDFDGFEREMLRDLIYIAMTEYEKNMPYQVAFQNDDVAVPLAKVISDAGLRQFHAAETEKYPHVTFFFNGGREQPFPGEDWQIVPSPKDVPTYDLKPEMSAYGVRDVVLHAIASDQYDFILVNYANPDMVGHTGVIPAVVKACEVVDECTGAIVDAVVARGGVALVMADHGNAELMIDPETGGPHTAHTTNPVPTYLIAAPGLGLDKGQVALRDGGRLADVAPTILDLLGLDPAPQMTGKSLIVR; encoded by the coding sequence ATTTCGCGACCGCGACCGGTTCTGCTGGTCATCCGCGACGGGTGGGGCGAACGTGATGAGATCGAGGGGAACGGGGTCAAACTGGCGCGCACGCCATACGATGACCGCTGGCGCGCCGAATGCCCGTTTACGCTGGTGCGCGCTGCCGGAAAGGACGTCGGCTTGCCGACCGGTCAGATGGGCAATTCTGAAGTGGGGCATCTGAACCTGGGCGCCGGGTTCATTGTGCGCCAGGATATTACGGTGATCGACGACTCGATCGCTGATGGAACGTTTTTCACCAATCCGGTGCTCTGCACCGCTTTCCGCACTGTCAGAGACCGCGGCACGGCGCTGCATCTGATGGGACTGCTCGGTCCAGGCGGTGTGCACAGTCACGTTAACCATACCAAAGCGCTGCTCGAACTGGCGAAACGCGAAGGTCTGGAGCGCGTCTATGTGCATCTCTTCACCGATGGGCGCGATACCATGCCGCAGAGCGGGATTGAATTTGCGCGTGATCTGCTCGCATTTATGGCGGAACGCCAGATCGGTCGAGTCGCTTCGGTGGTGGGGCGCTACTATGCGATGGATCGCGACAAACGCTGGGATCGCACAAAGCAGGCGTATGATCTGCTGACGAAGGGCGTCGGGCGTCCCGCCCCCGACGCGCTGACGGCGATCCAGCGCTCGTATGACGAAGGTGTGACCGATGAGTTCATCAAGCCGGCGGTGATCGTGGATGAAGCCGGTCAACCGGTGGCGACCATCGGCGATGGCGATGCGGTCGTCTGTTTCAACTTCCGCGCCGACCGGGTGCGACAGATCAGTCGCGCCTTCACCCTGCCCGACTTCGATGGCTTCGAGCGTGAGATGTTGCGCGACCTGATCTATATTGCAATGACCGAGTACGAGAAGAACATGCCGTACCAGGTCGCGTTCCAGAACGATGATGTGGCTGTGCCGCTGGCAAAAGTGATCAGCGACGCCGGGCTGCGGCAGTTCCATGCAGCGGAAACCGAGAAATATCCGCATGTCACCTTCTTCTTCAACGGCGGGCGCGAGCAACCCTTCCCCGGTGAGGACTGGCAGATCGTGCCTTCGCCGAAGGACGTGCCAACCTACGACCTCAAACCGGAAATGAGCGCCTACGGCGTGCGTGATGTCGTGCTGCACGCGATCGCGTCCGATCAGTATGATTTCATTCTGGTCAACTACGCGAACCCGGACATGGTCGGGCACACCGGCGTGATCCCGGCGGTGGTGAAAGCATGCGAAGTTGTCGATGAATGCACCGGCGCAATCGTCGATGCGGTGGTTGCACGTGGCGGCGTGGCGCTTGTCATGGCAGACCACGGCAACGCCGAACTCATGATCGACCCGGAGACCGGTGGACCGCACACCGCCCACACGACTAACCCGGTACCCACGTATCTGATCGCCGCTCCAGGTTTAGGGCTGGACAAAGGGCAGGTGGCGTTGCGCGACGGCGGACGGCTCGCCGATGTGGCGCCGACGATCCTCGACCTCCTGGGTCTCGATCCGGCGCCGCAGATGACCGGCAAGAGCCTGATCGTGCGGTGA